In Salmonella enterica subsp. enterica serovar Typhimurium str. LT2, a single window of DNA contains:
- the fxsA gene encoding suppresses F exclusion of bacteriophage T7 (similar to E. coli orf, hypothetical protein (AAC77100.1); Blastp hit to AAC77100.1 (125 aa), 92% identity in aa 1 - 125) encodes MVVADGHDLQESPLRWIPFLAVFLYVYIEISIFIQVAHVLGVLMTLILVIFTSVIGMSLVRNQGFKNFLLMQQKMAAGESPAAEMIKSVSLIIAGLLLLLPGFFTDFLGLLLLLPPVQKHLTLKLLPHLRFSRMPGGGFSAGTGGGETFDGEYQRKDDDRDRIEHKDDRRD; translated from the coding sequence ATGGTCGTCGCAGACGGCCATGACTTACAGGAGAGTCCTTTGCGCTGGATACCCTTTTTAGCTGTCTTTCTCTATGTTTACATTGAGATTTCTATCTTTATCCAGGTCGCCCATGTGCTTGGTGTCCTGATGACGCTAATCCTGGTGATTTTTACGTCTGTTATCGGTATGTCGCTGGTACGTAACCAGGGTTTTAAAAACTTTTTGCTGATGCAACAAAAAATGGCGGCCGGTGAGAGCCCGGCGGCAGAAATGATTAAGAGTGTATCGCTGATCATCGCTGGCTTACTGCTCCTGTTGCCGGGGTTTTTCACCGATTTTCTCGGCCTTCTCCTTTTGTTACCGCCGGTGCAAAAACATTTGACGCTGAAGTTGCTGCCGCATTTACGTTTTTCCCGGATGCCGGGCGGCGGGTTTAGCGCGGGTACTGGCGGTGGCGAAACATTTGACGGCGAGTATCAGCGTAAAGATGACGATCGCGATCGTATTGAACATAAAGACGATCGTCGGGATTAA
- the mopB gene encoding chaperone Hsp10 (affects cell division; similar to E. coli GroES, 10 Kd chaperone binds to Hsp60 in pres. Mg-ATP, suppressing its ATPase activity (AAC77102.1); Blastp hit to AAC77102.1 (97 aa), 90% identity in aa 1 - 97): protein MSIRPLHDRVIVKRKEVESKSAGGIVLTGSAAGKSTRGEIIAVGKGRILDNGTVQPLDVKVGDIVIFNDGYGVKSEKIDNEEVLIMSESDILAIVEA from the coding sequence ATGAGTATTCGTCCGTTACATGATCGTGTGATCGTCAAACGTAAAGAAGTTGAGTCTAAATCTGCTGGCGGCATCGTACTGACCGGTTCCGCAGCGGGTAAATCAACTCGTGGCGAAATCATCGCTGTCGGTAAGGGTCGCATCCTGGACAACGGTACTGTACAGCCGCTGGACGTGAAAGTTGGCGACATCGTTATTTTTAACGATGGCTACGGTGTGAAATCTGAAAAGATCGACAATGAAGAAGTGTTGATCATGTCTGAAAGCGACATTCTGGCAATTGTTGAAGCGTAA
- the yjeH gene encoding putative transporter (cytoplasmic membrane protein; similar to E. coli putative transport (AAC77101.1); Blastp hit to AAC77101.1 (418 aa), 71% identity in aa 1 - 410) translates to MNELKKELGLVQGVILLTTSLLGTGVFALPELAALAAGDISLWAWPLLIILIFPIAIVFAVLGRHFPHAGGVAHFVGMAFGPRLQRVISWLFLSVIPVSFPAALHIAVGFGQALFGWQSEQLLFGELGTLGLLWFMGSRGASSSANLQAIIAGLIIALIAAILWKGAIKPADITFPAANEITFSRLCTALAIMFWGFVGIEAFTHLSSEFKNPERDFPRALIIGLMLAGSIYWTCTAVVLHFGVYSDKIAATASLPLIIVHLFGIQALWIACIIGYLTCFASLNVYAQSFARLIWTQMQYQPDHYLAQLSPGRLPLHALNVILACCCVSSLVVYALKINLNALIVYANGIFIMLYLLCMLAGCRLLKGRCYALAVTGCLLCLLLLVMLGWKSLYAIIMLAALWLFLPKRKRMA, encoded by the coding sequence ATGAATGAACTAAAAAAAGAGCTTGGGTTGGTTCAGGGCGTTATCTTGTTAACCACATCATTATTAGGGACTGGCGTTTTTGCGCTTCCGGAGCTGGCTGCGCTGGCGGCAGGCGACATCAGCCTTTGGGCATGGCCGCTGCTCATTATTTTGATTTTCCCTATTGCGATTGTCTTTGCTGTGCTGGGGCGTCACTTTCCACACGCTGGCGGCGTAGCGCATTTTGTCGGGATGGCATTTGGCCCGCGTCTGCAACGGGTGATCAGTTGGCTGTTTTTATCAGTCATTCCTGTTAGTTTTCCCGCAGCCTTGCATATTGCGGTGGGTTTCGGCCAGGCGCTGTTTGGCTGGCAAAGCGAACAGCTCTTATTTGGGGAGCTGGGTACTCTAGGTTTACTATGGTTTATGGGATCGCGCGGCGCCAGCTCCAGCGCCAACCTGCAAGCCATTATCGCTGGATTAATTATCGCGCTTATTGCCGCCATTCTGTGGAAAGGCGCGATTAAACCTGCAGATATCACCTTCCCAGCCGCAAACGAAATCACCTTTTCCCGGCTGTGTACCGCCCTGGCGATCATGTTCTGGGGATTTGTGGGAATTGAGGCTTTTACGCATTTGTCGTCTGAATTTAAAAATCCTGAACGTGATTTTCCGCGCGCATTGATCATTGGCCTGATGCTGGCCGGCTCCATTTATTGGACCTGTACCGCCGTGGTGCTGCATTTTGGCGTCTATAGCGACAAGATAGCGGCAACAGCATCGCTACCGCTTATTATTGTTCATCTCTTCGGTATCCAGGCGTTGTGGATAGCCTGCATTATTGGTTATCTCACCTGCTTTGCCAGCCTGAATGTGTATGCTCAGAGTTTTGCGCGTCTGATATGGACGCAAATGCAATATCAGCCCGATCACTATCTGGCTCAACTCTCTCCCGGGCGCCTTCCCTTGCACGCGTTAAACGTTATTCTGGCCTGTTGTTGCGTGAGTTCCCTGGTCGTCTACGCCCTGAAGATTAACCTCAATGCGCTGATCGTCTATGCTAACGGTATTTTTATTATGCTCTATCTGCTTTGTATGCTGGCGGGCTGTCGACTATTGAAAGGGCGCTGCTATGCACTGGCGGTGACGGGTTGTCTACTGTGCCTGTTATTGCTGGTAATGCTGGGGTGGAAAAGCTTATATGCCATTATCATGCTGGCAGCATTATGGCTGTTTTTACCGAAGCGAAAACGCATGGCGTAA